A window of the Canis lupus baileyi chromosome 1, mCanLup2.hap1, whole genome shotgun sequence genome harbors these coding sequences:
- the KMT2B gene encoding histone-lysine N-methyltransferase 2B: MAAAAGGGSCPGPGSARGRFPGRPRGSGGGGGRGGRGSGAERVRVALRRGGGAAGPGGAEPGEDTALLRLLGLRRGLRRLRRLWAGPRIQRGRGRGRGRGWGPSRGCVPEEESSDEESDDEEFQGFHSDEDVAPSSLRSALRSQRGRAPRGRGRKHKTTPIPPPRLADVAPTPPKTPARKRGEEGTERMVQALTELLRRAQAPPAPRSRACEPSTPRRSRGRPPGRPAGPCRKKQQAVVVAEAAVTIPKPEPPPPVVPVRHRTGSWKCKEGPGPGPGTPKRGGQSGRGGRGSRGRGRGGLPLVIKFVSKAKKMKMGQLSLGLESGQGQDQHEESWQDAPQGRVGSGQGEGPCWRKEQKLEEEAEKETKEKDKEEREEKVETAGPEEEMVLAEEKEEAKPPNPPSTPPAPPPPPPSPPPPPPPLLPPPSTSPSSPLCPPPPPVSPLPPPSPQPPPAPEEQQEESPPPVVPAACSRKRGRPPLTPSQRAEREAARAMPEGTSPPTPAPSTTTGGPLEDSPTVAPKSTTFLKNIRQFIMPVVSARSSRVIKTPRRFMDEDPPKPLKVEVSPTLRPPVATSPLVPPEPAPAPSPPRAPTPPSTPVPLPEKRRSILREPTFRWTSLTRELPPPPPAPPPAPPPLPVPVPPSRRPLLLRAPQFTPSEAHLKIYESVLTTPLGAPEAPEPEPPPADDSPAEPEPRAVGRTNHLSLPRFAPVVATPVKAEVPLPGAPALSNGQQSQAQLQQPLQALPTQLPPQALPPQQPQLQPHLQLQPQPLPQQPSPLEKARIAALGSLPLSGVEEKMFSLLKRAKVQLFKIDQQQQQQKVASLMPPSPGGQMEEVVGTVKQISDRGSVRSEDESMETKRERPSGPESPVQGPRIKHVCRHAAVALGQARAMVPEDVPRLSALPLRDRQDLATEDTSSASETESVPSRSRRGKVESAGPGGDSEPAGSGGTLAHTPRRSLPSHHGKKMRMARCGHCRGCLRVQDCGSCVNCLDKPKFGGPNTKKQCCVYRKCDKIEARKMERLAKKGRTIVKTLLPWDSDESPEASPGPPGPRRGAGAGGPREEVVAPPGPEEQDSLLLQRKSARRCVKQRPSYDIFEDSDDSEPGGPPAPRRRTPRENELPLPEPEEQSRPRKPTLQPVLQLKARRRLDKDALAPGPFASFPNGWTGKQKSPDGVHRVRVDFKEDCDLENVWLMGGLSVLTSVPGGPPMVCLLCASKGLHELVFCQVCCDPFHPFCLEEAERPLPQHHDTWCCRRCKFCHVCGRKGRGSKHLLECERCRHAYHPACLGPSYPTRATRKRRHWICSACVRCKSCGATPGKNWDVEWSGDYSLCPRCTQLYEKGNFCPICTRCYEDNDYESKMMQCAQCDHWVHAKCEGLSDEDYEILSGLPDSVLYTCGPCAGATHPRWREALSGALQGGLRQVLQGLLSSKVAGPLLLCTQCGQAGKQLHSGPCDLQAVSRRFEEGHYKSVHSFMEDMVGILMRHSEEGETPERRAGGQMKGLLLKLLESAFGWFDAHDPKYWRRSTRLPNGVLPNAVLPPSLDHVYAQWRQQEPETLESGQPPGDPSAAFQGKDPAAFSHLEDPRQCALCLKYGDADSKEAGRLLYIGQNEWTHVNCAIWSAEVFEENDGSLKNVHAAVARGRQMRCELCLKPGATVGCCLSSCLSNFHFMCARASYCIFQDDKKVFCQKHTDLLDGKEIVTPDGFDVLRRVYVDFEGINFKRKFLTGLEPDAINVLIGSIRIDSLGTLSDLSDCEGRLFPIGYQCSRLYWSTVDARRRCWYRCRILEYRPWGPREEPVHLEAAEENQTIVHSPAPSSEPPDHADPPPDTDALIPGAPEHHSPVQNPDPPLRPDPSSAPPPAPRSFSGARIKVPNYSPSRRPLGGVSFGPLPSPGSPSSLTHHIPTVGDLDFPAPPRRSRRPSPLAPRLPASRRASPPLRSSPQLRVPPPTSVVRALTPTSGEPAPPGPTPSPPPPPEDLGPDFEDMEVVSGLSAADLDFAASLLGTEPFQEEIVAAGAVGSSHGGPGDSSEEEASPTPRYVHFPVTVVSGPALAPGALPGAPRIEQLDGVDDGTDSEAEAVQQPRGQETPPSGPGVGRAGVLGAAGDRTRPPEDLPSEIVDFVLKNLGGPGEGGAGPREEPLPPAPPLANGSQPPQGLPPSPADPTRTFAWLPGAPGVRVLSLGPAPEPPKPATSKIILVNKLGQVFVKMAGEGEPVSPPVKQPPLPPPIPPTAPASWTLPPGPLLGVLPVVGVVRPTPPPPPPPLTLVLSSGPPSPPHQAIRVKRVSTFSGRSPPAPPPNKTPRLEEDGESLEDAPQGPGLSGSGFSRVRMKTPTVRGVLDLDEPGDPTGEESPRPLQDRSPLLPLPEGGPPRAPDGPSDLLLESQWHHYSGEASSSEEEPPSPEDKENQAPKRAGPHLRFEISSEDGFSVEAESLEGAWRTLIEKVQEARGHARLRHLSFSGMSGARLLGIHHDAVIFLAEQLPGAQRCQHYKFRYHQQGEGQEEPPLNPHGAARAEVYLRKCTFDMFNFLASQHRVLPEGATCDEEEDEVQLRSTRRATSLELPMAMRFRHLKKTSKEAVGVYRSAIHGRGLFCKRNIDAGEMVIEYSGIVIRSVLTDKREKFYDGKGIGCYMFRMDDFDVVDATMHGNAARFINHSCEPNCFSRVIHVEGQKHIVIFALRRILRGEELTYDYKFPIEDASNKLPCNCGAKRCRRFLN, from the exons atggcggcggcggcgggcggcggcagTTGCCCCGGGCCTGGCTCCGCGCGGGGCCGCTTCCCGGGCCGGCCGCGGGGctccggcgggggcgggggccgcggcggaCGGGGCAGCGGGGCCGAGAGAGTGCGGGTAGCTctgcggcgcggcggcggcgcggcggggccgggcggagCCGAGCCCGGGGAGGACACGGCCCTGCTCCGTTTGCTGGGGCTCCGCCGGGGCCTGCGCCGGCTCCGCCGCCTGTGGGCCGGCCCGCGCATTcagcggggccggggccggggccggggccggggctggggcccgAGCCGGGGCTGCGTGCCCGAGGAAGAGAGCAGTGACGAGGAATCCGACGATGAG GAGTTTCAGGGTTTTCATTCAGATGAAGATGTGGCCCCCAGTTCCCTGCGCTCTGCGCTCCGATCCCAGCGAG GTCGAGCCCCCCGAGGTCGGGGCCGCAAGCATAAGACGACCCCCATTCCGCCTCCTCGCCTAGCAGATGTCGCTCCTACCCCCCCAAAGACTCCTGCCCGGAAACGGGGTGAGGAGGGCACAGAACGGATGGTGCAGGCACTGACTGAACTTCTCCGGCGggcccaggcacccccagccccGCGGAGCCGGGCATGTGAGCCCTCCACTCCACGTCGGTCTCGGGGACGGCCCCCAGGACGGCCAGCAGGCCCCTGCAGGAAGAAGCAACAAGCAGTAGTGGTGGCAGAAGCAGCTGTGACAATCCCTAAACCTGAGCCCCCACCTCCTGTGGTTCCTGTAAGACACCGAACTGGCAGCTGGAAGTGCAAAGAGGGGCCTGGCCCAGGACCTGGGACCCCCAAGCGTGGAGGACAGTCTGGGCGAGGAGGCCGTGGAAGtagaggccgaggccgaggcggGCTCCCTCTCGTGATTAAGTTTGTTTCAAAGGCCAAAAAAATGAAGATGGGACAGTTGTCCTTGGGACTTGAATCAGGTCAGGGTCAAGATCAACATGAGGAAAGCTGGCAGGATGCCCCCCAAGGAAGAGTTGGATCTGGACAGGGAGAGGGCCCCTGCTGGAGGAAGGAGCAaaagctggaggaggaggcagagaaagagacaaaagaaaaagacaaggaagagagagaggagaaggtaGAGACGGCTGGACCTGAAGAAGAGATGGTGCtcgcagaggaaaaggaagaggcaaaGCCGCCAAACCCACCCTCgactcctccagctcctcctccccctcccccgtctccaccccctccaccccctccactcctcccacccccctcaaCTTCTCCTTCATCCCCGCTTTGTCCTCCACCGCCCCCAGtgtcccctctgcccccgccATCGCCCCAACCACCTCCTGCCCcagaggagcagcaggaagagtCCCCTCCTCCGGTGGTCCCAGCCGCGTGCTCCAGGAAGAGGGGTCGGCCTCCCTTGACACCCAGCCAGCGGGCAGAGCGAGAAGCTGCTCGGGCCATGCCAGAGGGTACCTCTCCTCCCACTCCAGCCCCTAGCACTACCACAGGAGGCCCTCTGGAAGACAGCCCCACTGTGGCCCCCAAAAGTACCACCTTCCTGAAGAATATCCGGCAGTTTATTATGCCTGTGGTGAGTGCCCGCTCCTCCCGAGTCATCAAGACACCCCGGAGGTTTATGGATGAAGACCCCCCCAAACCCCTAAAGGTAGAAGTCTCACCTACTCTGCGGCCTCCTGTTGCCACCTCCCCACTCGTCCCCCCTGAACCAGCACCAGCTCCCTCACCACCACGTGCCCCAACTCCTCCATCTACCCCAGTCCCACTCCCTGAGAAAAGACGGTCCATTCTAAGGGAACCCACGTTTCGCTGGACCTCGCTGACCCGGGaactgccccctcctccccctgcccccccgccggccccacccccacttcctgtccctgtccctccaTCCCGGAGGCCCCTGCTCCTTCGGGCACCTCAGTTTACCCCGAGCGAAGCCCACCTGAAGATCTATGAATCGGTGCTTACTACTCCTCTTGGGGCCCCTGAAGCCCCTGAGCCAGAGCCTCCTCCCGCCGATGACTCTCCAGCTGAGCCTGAGCCACGGGCAGTGGGTCGCACCAACCACCTCAGCCTGCCTCGATTTGCCCCTGTGGTCGCCACTCCCGTTAAGGCCGAGGTGCCCCTTCCTGGGGCTCCAGCTCTGAGCAATGGGCAGCAGTCTCAGGCTCAGCTACAGCAGCCCCTGCAGGCCTTGCCAACCCAACTGCCGCCTCAGGCGTTACCACCGCAGCAGCCACAGTTACAGCCACACTTACAACTGCAGCCGCAGCCACTACCACAGCAGCCGTCACCACTGGAAAAGGCCCGTATCGCAGCCTTGGGTTCCTTACCACTGTCCGGCGTGGAGGAGAAAATGTTTAGCCTCCTCAAGAGAGCCAAGGTGCAGCTGTTCAAGATcgatcagcagcagcagcagcagaaggtgGCGTCTTTGATGCCG CCGAGCCCTGGAGGGCAGATGGAGGAAGTCGTGGGGACTGTCAAGCAGATCTCAGATAGAGGTTCTGTGAGGTCTGAAGATGAATCGATGGAAACTAAGAGAGAGAGACCGTCG GGCCCCGAGTCCCCTGTGCAAGGCCCCCGTATCAAACACGTCTGTCGTCATGCTGCTGTGGCCCTAGGTCAGGCCCGGGCCATGGTGCCTGAAGACGTCCCCCGCCTCAGTGCTCTCCCTCTACGGGATCGGCAGGACCTCGCCACGGAGG ATACGTCATCAGCGTCTGAGACTGAGAGTGTCCCATCACGGTCTCGGCGGGGAAAGGTGGAGtcagcagggcctgggggagaCTCAGAGCCTGCAGGGTCTGGAGGGACCCTTGCCCATACACCCCGGCGCTCGCTGCCCTCCCATCATGGCAAGAAGATGCGGATGGCACGGTGTGGACACTGTCGGGGCTGCCTGCGTGTGCAGGACTGTGGGTCCTGTGTCAACTGCCTGGACAAGCCCAAGTTTGGGGGCCCCAACACCAAGAAGCAGTGCTGTGT ATACCGGAAGTGCGACAAGATAGAGGCTCGGAAGATGGAACGGCTGGCTAAAAAAG GCCGGACGATAGTGAAGACGCTGTTGCCCTGGGATTCCGATGAATCTCCTGAGGCCTCCCCTGGTCCTCCAGGCCCACGCCGGGGGGCGGGAGCTGGGGGGCCCCGGGAGGAGGTGGTGGCCCCCCCAGGGCCCGAGGAGCAGGACTCCCTCCTACTGCAGCGCAAGTCAGCCCGGCGCTGCGTCAAACAGCGACCCTCCTATGATATCTTCGAGGACTCGGATGATTCAGAGCCTGGGGGTCCCCCTGCTCCTCGGCGTCGGACCCCCCGAGAGAATG AGCTGCCATTGCCAGAACCTGAGGAGCAGAGCCGGCCCCGCAAACCCACCCTGCAGCCTGTGTTGCAGCTCAAGGCCCGAAGGCGCCTGGACAAG GATGCTCTGGCTCCTGGCCCCTTTGCTTCTTTTCCCAACGGCTGGACTGGAAAACAGAAGTCCCCTGATGGGGTGCACCGGGTCCGTGTGGATTTTAAG GAGGATTGTGACCTGGAGAACGTGTGGTTGATGGGCGGCCTCAGCGTGCTCACGTCTGTGCCGGGAGGGCCACCGATGGtgtgcttgctgtgtgccagcAAAGGCCTGCATGAG ctCGTGTTCTGCCAAGTGTGCTGCGACCCTTTCCACCCGTTCTGCCTGGAGGAGGCTGAGCGGCCCCTGCCCCAACATCACGACACCTGGTGCTGCCGTCGCTGCAAGTTCTGCCACGTGTGTGGGCGCAAAGGCCGGGGATCCAAG CACCTCCTGGAGTGTGAGCGCTGCCGCCATGCGTATCACCCAGCCTGCCTCGGGCCCAGCTACCCGACCCGGGCCACACGCAAGCGCCGTCACTGG ATCTGCTCAGCCTGTGTGCGCTGTAAGAGCTGTGGGGCGACTCCAGGCAAGAACTGGGACGTCGAGTGGTCCGGAGATTACAGCCTCTGCCCCAGGTGCACCCAGCTCTATGAGAAAG GAAACTTCTGCCCAATCTGCACACGCTGCTATGAAGACAACGACTATGAAAGCAAGATGATGCAGTGCGCGCAGTGTGACCACTGGGTGCATGCCAAGTGCGAGGGGCTTTCAG ATGAAGACTATGAGatcctttctgggctgccagacTCAGTGCTGTATACCTGCGGACCGTGTGCAGGGGCCACGCACCCCCGCTGGCGAGAGGCCCTGAGTGGAGCCCTGCAGGGGGGCCTGCGCCAggtgctccagggcctgctgAGCTCCAAGGTGGCAGGCCCACTGCTGCTGTGCACTCAG TGTGGGCAGGCTGGAAAGCAGCTGCACTCAGGGCCCTGCGATCTGCAAGCCGTGAGTCGGCGCTTCGAGGAAGGCCACTACAAGTCTGTG CACAGCTTTATGGAGGACATGGTGGGTATCTTGATGAGGCACTCAGAAGAAGGAGAAACCCCAGAGCGCCGGGCTGGAGGCCAGATGAAGGGGCTCCTACTGAAG CTGCTAGAGTCTGCGTTCGGCTGGTTCGACGCCCACGACCCCAAGTACTGGCGACGGAGTACCCGGCTGCCAAA CGGAGTTCTTCCCAATGCCGTTTTGCCCCCATCCTTGGACCATGTCTATGCTCAGTGGAGGCAGCAGGAACCAGAGACCCTAGAATCAGGGCAGCCTCCAGGAGATCCCTCAGCAG CTTTTCAGGGCAAGGATCCAGCTGCTTTCTCACACCTGGAGGACCCCCGTCAGTGTGCACTCTGCCTCAAATATGGGGATGCAGACTCTAAG GAGGCAGGACGGCTCCTATACATTGGGCAGAATGAGTGGACACATGTCAACTGTGCCATTTGGTCAGCTGAAGTATTTGAGGAAAATGATGGCTCCCTCAAAAATGTGCATGCTGCTGTGGCTCGAGGGAGGCAGATG CGCTGTGAACTCTGCCTGAAGCCTGGAGCCACAGTGGGCTGCTGCCTTTCCTCCTGCCTCAGCAACTTCCACTTCATGTGTGCCCGGGCCAGCTATTGCATCTTCCAGGACGACAAGAAAGTTTTCTGCCAGAAACACACAGACCTGCTGGATGGCAAG GAGATTGTGACCCCGGACGGGTTTGATGTACTCCGCCGAGTCTATGTGGACTTCGAGGGTATCAACTTTAAGCGAAAGTTCTTGACGGGGCTCGAACCTGATGCCATCAATGTGCTCATTG GCTCCATCCGAATTGACTCGTTGGGTACCCTGTCTGATCTCTCGGACTGCGAGGGACGGCTCTTCCCCATTGGCTACCA GTGCTCCCGTCTGTACTGGAGCACAGTGGATGCTCGGCGGCGCTGCTGGTATCGGTGTCGCATTCTGGAGTATCGGCCATGGGGTCCGAGGGAAGAGCCAGTCCACCTAGAGGCAGCAGAGGAGAATCAGACCATTGTGCACAGCCCTGCCCCTTCCTCAG AGCCCCCAGATCATGCGGACCCCCCACCAGATACAGATGCCCTCATCCCTGGAGCTCCTGAGCACCACTCACCCGTTCAGAACCCAGACCCGCCACTTCGGCCGGATCCAAGCagtgcccctcctccagccccccgCTCCTTCTCGGGGGCTCGAATCAAAGTGCCCAACTACTCACCATCCCGGAGGCCCTTGGGGGGTGTCTCCTTtggacccctgccctcccctg GAAGTCCATCTTCTCTGACCCACCACATCCCCACAGTGGGAGACCTGGACTTCCCAGCTCCCCCAAGACGGTCCCGTCGTCCCAGCCCCCTCGCCCCAAGGCTGCCAGCATCACGGCGGGCCTCTCCCCCTCTCAGAAGCTCCCCACAGCTCAGGGTGCCCCCTCCTACCTCAGTTGTCAGAGCCCTCACGCCTACCTCAGGGGAGCCGGCTCCCCCTGGCCCAACCCCgtctcccccaccaccccctgaAGACCTGGGCCCAGACTTTGAGGACATGGAGGTGGTGTCAGGACTGAGCGCTGCTGACCTGGACTTTGCGGCCAGCCTGCTGGGGACTGAGCCCTTCCAGGAAGAGATTGTGGCTgcaggggcagtggggagcaGCCATGGGGGTCCGGGGGACAGCTCAGAGGAGGAGGCCAGTCCGACCCCTCGCTATGTCCACTTCCCTGTGACGGTGGTGTCGGGCCCAGCTCTGGCCCCTGGTGCCCTCCCTGGAGCCCCCCGCATCGAACAGCTGGATGGAGTGGATGATGGCACAGACAGTGAGGCAGAGGCAGTCCAGCAGCCTCGGGGCCAGGAGACTCCTCCTTCAGGGCCAGGAGTGGGCCGGGCTGGGGTCCTTGGGGCTGCAGGGGACAGAACCCGACCTCCTGAGGACTTGCCATCAGAAATTGTGGATTTTGTGCTGAAGAACCTAGGAGGGCCCGGGGAGGGAGGTGCTGGGCCGAGAGAGGAGCCGCTCCCTCCAGCACCTCCCCTGGCCAATGGCAGCCAGCCTCCCCAGGGCCTGCCTCCTAGCCCAGCTGACCCAACTCGGACGTTTGcctggctccctggggccccaggggtccggGTATTgagcctgggccctgcccccgagccccccaaACCTGCCACATCCAAAATCATCCTTGTCAACAAGCTGGGGCAAGTGTTTGTGAAGATGGCTGGGGAGGGTGAACCCGTCTCACCCCCAGTGAAGCAGccacctctgccccctcccatcccccccacaGCCCCTGCTTCCTGGACTCTGCCCCCGGGACCGCTGCTGGGTGTGTTGCCAGTGGTAGGGGTGGTCCGCCCCACCCCgccaccaccccctcctccacTGACACTGGTGTTGAGCAGTGGGCCCCCCAGCCCGCCCCATCAGGCCATCCGTGTCAAGAGGGTGTCCACCTTCTCTGGCCGTTCCCCACCAGCGCCTCCCCCAAACAAGACCCCCCGGCTGGAAGAAGATGGAGAGTCCTTGGAGGATGCTCCCCAGGGTCCAGGGCTTAGTGGCAGCGG GTTTAGCCGAGTGAGGATGAAAACGCCCACAGTGCGTGGAGTTCTTGACTTGGATGAGCCTGGGGACCCCACTGGGGAGGAAAGCCCGAG GCCCCTTCAGGACCGGTCCCCTCTGCTGCCACTCCCAGAAGGTGGTCCTCCCCGGGCCCCTGATGGTCCCTCTGACCTGCTGCTTGAGTCCCAGTGGCACCATTACTCAG GTGAGGCTTCAAGCTCTGAGGAAGAGCCTCCATCCCCAGAGGACAAAGAGAACCAGGCCCCGAAACGGGCTGGCCCGCATCTGCGCTTTGAGATCAGCAGTGAGGATGGGTTCAGCGTGGAGGCAGAGAGCTTGGAGG GGGCATGGAGAACTCTGATCGAGAAGGTGCAAGAGGCCCGAGGGCATGCCCGGCTCCGGCATCTCTCCTTCAGTG GGATGAGTGGGGCAAGGCTCCTGGGCATCCACCACGACGCCGTCATCTTCCTGGCAGAGCAGCTGCCCGGGGCCCAGCGCTGCCAGCACTATAAATTCCGCTACCACCAGCAGGGAGAGGGCCAGGAGGAACCCCCTCTGAACCCCCACGGGGCAGCCCGTGCCGAGGTCTATCTCCG GAAGTGCACCTTCGACATGTTCAACTTCCTGGCCTCCCAGCATCGGGTGCTCCCTGAGGGAGCCACCTGTGACGAGGAAGAGGATGAGGTGCAGCTCAGGTCAACCAG ACGTGCCACCAGCCTGGAGCTGCCCATGGCCATGCGCTTTCGCCACCTCAAGAAGACATCCAAAGAGGCTGTGGGTGTCTACAG ATCTGCCATCCACGGGCGGGGCCTGTTCTGTAAGCGAAACATCGATGCTGGCGAGATGGTCATTGAGTATTCTGGTATTGTCATTCGCTCTGTGCTGACTGACAAGCGGGAGAAGTTCTACGATGGGAAG GGTATTGGGTGCTACATGTTCCGTATGGATGATTTTGACGTGGTGGATGCCACGATGCATGGCAACGCTGCCCGCTTCATCAACCACTCGTGTGAGCCCAACTGCTTCTCTCGGGTCATCCACGTGGAGGGCCAGAAGCACATTGTCATCTTTGCCCTGCGCCGCATCCTGCGTGGTGAGGAGCTCACCTATGACTACAAATTCCCCATTGAGGATGCCAGCAACAAGCTGCCCTGCAACTGTGGCGCCAAGCGCTGCCGTCGGTTCCTTAACTGA